In the genome of Hydractinia symbiolongicarpus strain clone_291-10 chromosome 5, HSymV2.1, whole genome shotgun sequence, one region contains:
- the LOC130644326 gene encoding alpha-mannosidase 2-like yields the protein MKKLTALFGSCLFFFIVMSMYLVLDQFNSNPDKDSFHRETQRAASSVAKIRSDVEALEKKLDFSNRVIDTINDSVEDLSSKSKKDSHIKFVAESDSLTSNEGMCSFTNSPSGHTQDIRMVDFFDKIPFDNQDGGVWKQGWDVSYKQDAFDKKKLLVFVMPHSHNDPGWLKTLDQYFREQTVKIISNVIEALAKDEKRKFIWAETSYFSMWWAEATPAKKVMAQEQIKNGQLEIVTGGWVMNDEANPHYANMLDQLVEGHQWMEKHIGTKPKYGWAIDPFGYSSTMPYLLKRMGFEGMLIQRVHYNVKKHLAKNKQLEFMWRQNWDHGKSTDIFTHVMPFYSYDVPHTCGPDPKICCQFDFRRLAGGGMFCPWHIPPREVDDNNVKERAELLLDQYKKKAQLYRSNVVLAPLGDDFRYDREFETRAQFDNYEKLMSYINSHPELKTEIKFGTLSDYFHAVAGREGVKPGEQPFGFPSLGGDFFTYADRDDHYWSGYYTSRSFYKHMDQELSAHLRGAEILFSLALAHSRHHGKFPCDDLYPKLLSARKELALFQHHDGVTGTAKDHVVVDYGERMLRAIRDSVKVMETSSNFLLTSNKEDFQELYADVPLIKFGESRERHDSLSVKDTIIISNTPRSVVFYNSLAQERKQVVFVHISEEFVQVIDNNGQIVPHQVSLLWKSERDVSQGKYELSFAVTMPPLGLVKFEIKRTTEDVDKSLASTSTYGFAMSQLVNKHFKVAAGTEKQIEVKNKHFTATFDADSGLLTDITKSGQRNKLEIHFMKYGTVGKMDRSGAYLFLPSGSALRVDASNPPVTVTCGKIYTEVSTKLEYVTHKLRIFHVDVLEAQSLDIRNILDIRHTTNFEFVMRIESDVKNSDKEFFTDLNSFQMQRRKTLAKLPLQANFYPVPAMAYIQDKKKRLTIHTQQANGFASLEQGFLELVLDRRLMQDDNRGLGQGVTDNKITPSNFRLLLETFTTEPTVHNPPIPISYPSALSTLLLHELQYPVFTFSTPVTTPSSTFQTFVAGLKKQLPCDIHLVNLKSLQDNIKSSPGLTTAMFLHRIGYDCNFILKCSERRLTYQEIFEPLTVKSVEETSLSLMHKQKNIDASSRITVPPMEIQAYKLKLT from the exons ATGAAGAAACTCACAGCCTTATTTGGGAGTTGCTTGTTTTTCTTCATTGTCATGTCAATGTATCTAGTACTTGATCAGTTTAATTCTAATCCAGATAAAGACTCATTCCATCGTGAG ACTCAACGGGCTGCATCATCTGTTGCAAAGATACGTTCTGATGTTGAGGCCTTAGAAAAGAAGCTGGATTTTTCTAATAGAGTTATTGACACAATAAATGACAGTGTAGAAGATCTGAGCAGCAAATCAAAAAAAG ACTCCCATATAAAGTTTGTTGCAGAAAGTGATTCATTAACATCCAACGAGGGCATGTGCAGTTTCACAAATTCTCCATCTGGTCATACACAAGACATTAGA ATGGTagatttttttgacaaaattccttttgataATCAAGACGGAGGAGTCTGGAAGCAAGGATGGGATGTGTCTTACAAACAAGAtgcatttgataaaaaaaagttgttggTGTTTGTTATGCCTCATTCACACAATGATCCAG GTTGGTTGAAAACTTTAGATCAGTACTTTAGAGAACAAACAGTAAAAATTATCAGCAATGTTATTGAAGCACTGGCAAAAGATGAAAAACGGAAATTTATCTGGGCAGAGACATCATATTTTTCAATGTGGTGGGCAGAGGCAACTCCAGCGAAAAAAGTCATGGCACAAGA acaaataaaaaatggacaacTAGAAATTGTAACAGGGGGTTGGGTGATGAATGATGAAGCAAACCCACATTATGCCAACATGCTTGACCAACTAGTTGAAGGTCACCAGTGGATGGAAAAACATATAG GAACAAAGCCAAAATATGGATGGGCAATTGATCCTTTTGGCTATTCCTCCACAATGCCTTACCTGTTAAAGAGAATGGGATTTGAAGGAATGTTGATACAAAGAGTTCATTATAATGTCAAAAAGCATCTTGCCAAAAATAAGCAACTTGAGTTCATGTGGAGACAGAATTGGG atcatgGAAAATCAACAGATATATTTACACATGTCATGCCATTTTACAGTTACGATGTGCCACACACTTGTGGACCAGATCCCAAAATTTGCTGTCAGTTTGATTTCAGACGATTGGCTGGAGGTGGCATGTTTTGTCCTTGGCATATTCCCCCACGAGAAGTGGATGATAATAACGTAAAGGAGAGGGCTGAACTTTTACTCGATCAGTACAAAAAGAAAGCTCAGTTATACAGATCCAATGTTGTATTGGCTCCATTAGGGGATGATTTTCGTTATGATCGTGAATTTGAAACCAGGGCACAGTTTGATAACTACGAAAAACTGATGAGCTATATAAACAGTCATCCAGAgttaaaaacagaaattaagtTTGGAACTTTGTCTGATTATTTTCATGCAGTTGCTGGAAGAGAAGGTGTAAAGCCTGGTGAGCAACCTTTTGGTTTTCCATCTCTAGGAGGGGACTTCTTTACTTATGCTGATCGAGATGACCACTACTGGAGTGGTTATTATACATCAAGATCATTTTACAAACATATGGACCAAGAACTTTCTGCACATCTAAG gggAGCAGAGATTCTTTTTTCTCTGGCTTTAGCTCATAGTAGGCACCATGGAAAGTTTCCATGTGACGATCTATACCCTAAGCTTTTATCAGCTAGGAAGGAGTTGGCTTTGTTTCAGCATCATGATGGAGTTACTGGaactgcaaaagaccatgttGTTGTTGATTATGGGGAAAGGATGTTAAGAGCAATTCGTGATAGTGTTAAAGTAATGGAAACGTCCTCAAACTTTCTTTTGACATCAAACAAAGAAGATTTTCAGGAGTTGTATGCTGATGTACCATTAATTAAATTTGGAGAGAGTCGTGAACGGCACGATTCTTTGTCAGTAAAAGATACCATTATAATTTCTAATACTCCTAGATCAGTAGTGTTTTATAATTCACTGGCAcaagaaagaaaacaagttgtttttgttcatatttctgAAGAGTTTGTCCAG GTTATTGACAATAATGGTCAAATAGTTCCACATCAAGTGAGTTTGTTGTGGAAGTCAGAAAGAGATGTATCACAAGGGAAATATGAACTTTCATTTGCTGTTACGATGCCTCCACTGGGCCTTGTGAAATTTGAGATAAAAAGAACGACTGAAGATGTAGATAAAAGTTTAGCATCAACATCCACTTATGGCTTTGCAATGTCACAGTTAGTTAA CAAACATTTTAAAGTTGCAGCTGGTACTGAAAAACAAATTGAGGTAAAAAACAAGCATTTTACGGCAACATTTGATGCAGACAGTGGCTTACTAACCGACATAACTAAAAGTGGACAACGAAATAAGTTAGAAATTCATTTTATGAAATATGGTACTGTTGGGAAGATGGATAGAAGTGGAGCTTATTTGTTTTTGCCAAGTGGATCAGCGCTT CGAGTGGATGCTTCCAATCCACCAGTTACTGTGACATGTGGTAAGATTTATACTGAAGTATCAACAAAATTAGAATATGTAACGCACAAGTTACGAATATTTCATGTTGATGTGCTGGAGGCACAAAGTTTAGACATTCGAAACATATTGGATATCCGCCACACTACTAACTTTGAATTTGTTATGAGGATTGAAAGTGATGTGAAAAATAGTGACAAAGAATTTTTTACAGATTTAAATAGTTTTCAG ATGCAACGTAGAAAGACATTAGCCAAACTTCCCTTACAGGCTAATTTTTATCCTGTTCCTGCCATGGCTTATATTCAggataaaaagaaaagattaaCAATTCATACACAACAAGCTAATGGATTTGCAAGTCTTGAGCAAG GTTTTCTTGAGCTGGTTCTTGACAGACGGTTAATGCAAGATGATAACAGAGGTCTTGGACAAGGCGTAACTGATAACAAGATCACTCCTTCCAATTTTCGGTTACTTCTGGAAACCTTTACAACCGAGCCCACAGTG CATAATCCTCCAATTCCTATCTCCTACCCATCAGCACTGAGTACGTTGTTATTACATGAACTACAATATCCTGTGTTTACATTTTCGACTCCAGTCACAACCCCTTCCTCCACATTCCAAACATTCGTAGCTGGATTAAAGAAGCAACTGCCATGTGATATACATCTTGTGAATTTAAAATCATTGCAAGATAACATCAAGTCTTCCCCAGGATTGACAACAGCTATGTTTTTACATCGCATTGGATACGATTGCAATTTCATCCTTAAATGTTCTGAAAGAAGG CTAACATATCAAGAAATATTTGAACCATTAACCGTAAAGAGTGTTGAAGAAACATCCTTAAGTTTAATGCATAAACAGAAGAATATTGATGCAAGTTCTAGAATCACTGTCCCACCGATGGAAATTCAAGCATATAAATTAAAACTAACATAA